A genome region from Nocardiopsis exhalans includes the following:
- the gltX gene encoding glutamate--tRNA ligase → MTETPIRTRFAPSPTGMFHVGGARSALFNWALAQQQPEGRMVLRIEDTDAARNRPEWTDGIIRAMSWIGIDENDPHFEGPYFQSAYVDKHRETAQELYRSGRAYYCDCTREQVQERRGNQYLGYDGFCRERGLEPGPGRALRFRVPEGGPTIVRDQIRGDVEFDHASIEDFVIARADGSPLFVLANVLDDVEMRITHVIRGEEHLSNTPKQQLLWEALDLAPPVWAHLPVIVNEQRKKLSKRRDKVALESYQEEGYLAEAMINYLMLLGWAPGDDREIMPWSEMMPLFRIQDVNSSSAFFDEKKLRAFNGEYIRELSVEDFIERCQPWLTGEGTPWDAADYDAEAFAAVAPLAQSRVAVLSEIVPNVDFLFLKEPAEDEKSWKKAMKPGVGKEMVEAALARFADPDLDWTADALKTATEETGAALGLKLGKAQAPVRVAVTGRTVGLPLFESLELLGRERVQARLEVALERLRAEEKDAEKAADEG, encoded by the coding sequence GTGACTGAGACTCCTATTCGTACCCGCTTCGCCCCGTCCCCCACGGGCATGTTCCATGTCGGTGGCGCACGTTCCGCCCTCTTCAACTGGGCGCTGGCCCAGCAGCAGCCCGAGGGCCGCATGGTGCTGCGCATCGAGGACACCGACGCCGCCCGCAACCGTCCCGAGTGGACAGACGGCATCATCCGAGCGATGTCGTGGATCGGCATCGACGAGAACGACCCGCACTTCGAGGGTCCCTACTTCCAGTCGGCCTACGTCGACAAGCACCGTGAGACCGCGCAGGAGCTGTACCGCTCCGGCCGCGCCTACTACTGCGACTGCACCCGCGAGCAGGTGCAGGAGCGCCGCGGCAACCAGTACCTGGGCTACGACGGCTTCTGCCGGGAACGCGGCCTGGAGCCGGGCCCGGGCCGGGCGCTGCGCTTCCGGGTGCCCGAGGGCGGCCCCACGATCGTGCGCGACCAGATCCGCGGCGACGTGGAGTTCGACCACGCCTCCATCGAGGACTTCGTGATCGCCCGCGCCGACGGCTCGCCGCTGTTCGTGCTGGCCAACGTGCTCGACGACGTGGAGATGCGGATCACGCACGTCATCCGCGGCGAGGAGCACCTGTCCAACACCCCCAAGCAGCAGCTGCTGTGGGAGGCGCTGGACCTGGCCCCGCCGGTGTGGGCACACCTGCCCGTCATCGTCAACGAGCAGCGCAAGAAGCTGTCCAAGCGCCGCGACAAGGTCGCCCTGGAGTCCTACCAGGAGGAGGGCTACCTCGCCGAGGCGATGATCAACTACCTGATGCTGCTGGGCTGGGCGCCGGGTGACGACCGCGAGATCATGCCGTGGTCGGAGATGATGCCGCTGTTCCGTATCCAGGACGTCAACAGCTCCAGCGCGTTCTTCGACGAGAAGAAGCTGCGCGCCTTCAACGGCGAGTACATCCGTGAGCTGAGCGTCGAGGACTTCATCGAGCGCTGCCAGCCGTGGCTCACCGGCGAGGGCACCCCCTGGGACGCCGCCGACTACGACGCCGAGGCGTTCGCCGCGGTCGCCCCGCTCGCGCAGAGCCGTGTGGCGGTGCTCAGCGAGATCGTCCCCAACGTGGACTTCCTCTTCCTGAAGGAGCCCGCGGAGGACGAGAAGAGCTGGAAGAAGGCGATGAAGCCGGGCGTCGGCAAGGAGATGGTGGAGGCCGCCCTCGCGCGCTTCGCCGACCCCGATCTCGACTGGACGGCTGACGCCCTCAAGACCGCCACCGAGGAGACCGGGGCCGCGCTCGGGCTGAAGCTGGGCAAGGCCCAGGCGCCGGTGCGGGTGGCCGTCACCGGGCGGACCGTCGGGCTGCCGCTGTTCGAGTCCCTGGAGCTGCTGGGCCGCGAGCGCGTCCAGGCGCGCCTGGAGGTTGCCCTGGAGCGCCTGCGCGCCGAAGAGAAGGACGCGGAGAAGGCCGCCGACGAAGGCTGA